A region of Streptomyces halobius DNA encodes the following proteins:
- a CDS encoding ABC transporter ATP-binding protein, which yields MQRDSDAAVAPAGDDGPARAVTGEPVLQIRDLVKHYPLTRGIVFRKQIGAVKAVDGVSFDLHKGETLGIVGESGCGKSTVAKMLVGLERPTSGQIRYQGEDITRLSGRALKAVRRNIQMVFQDPYTSLNPRMTVGDIIGEPYQIHPEVAPKGDRRKKVQDLLDVVGLNPEYINRYPHQFSGGQRQRIGIARGLALRPEVIVADEPVSALDVSVQAQVVNLLERLQDEFDLSYVFIAHDLSVVRHISDRIAVMYLGRLAEIGTDEQIYEHATHPYTQALLSAVPVPDPEARERRGRILLAGDLPSPADPPSGCRFRTRCWKAQEVCARKVPPIDVPEWFRGTGSPAEHASACHFAEERAGVTDG from the coding sequence ATGCAGCGGGACAGTGACGCGGCCGTGGCACCGGCCGGTGACGACGGCCCGGCCCGGGCGGTCACCGGAGAGCCGGTCCTGCAGATCCGCGACCTCGTCAAGCACTACCCGCTCACCCGGGGCATCGTGTTCCGCAAGCAGATCGGCGCGGTCAAGGCCGTGGACGGGGTCTCCTTCGACCTCCACAAGGGCGAGACGCTCGGCATCGTCGGCGAATCGGGCTGCGGGAAGTCGACGGTGGCGAAGATGCTGGTCGGCCTGGAGCGCCCGACGTCCGGCCAGATCCGTTACCAGGGCGAGGACATCACCCGACTCTCCGGCCGTGCGCTGAAGGCGGTACGCCGCAACATCCAGATGGTCTTCCAGGACCCGTACACGTCCCTGAATCCCCGGATGACGGTCGGCGACATCATCGGCGAGCCGTATCAGATCCACCCCGAGGTGGCCCCTAAGGGAGACCGCCGGAAGAAGGTGCAGGACCTCCTGGATGTCGTAGGGCTCAACCCCGAGTACATCAACCGCTACCCGCACCAGTTCTCCGGCGGCCAGCGCCAGCGCATCGGTATCGCCCGCGGCCTCGCGCTGCGTCCGGAGGTCATCGTCGCCGACGAGCCGGTGTCGGCGCTCGATGTCTCCGTCCAGGCGCAGGTCGTCAATCTGCTGGAGCGGCTGCAGGACGAATTCGACCTGTCATACGTCTTCATCGCGCACGACCTCTCTGTCGTCCGCCATATCTCCGACCGGATCGCGGTGATGTACCTCGGGCGGCTCGCCGAGATCGGCACCGACGAGCAGATCTACGAGCACGCCACGCACCCCTACACCCAGGCGCTGCTGTCCGCGGTGCCGGTGCCCGATCCGGAGGCGCGGGAACGGCGCGGCCGCATCCTGCTCGCGGGCGATCTGCCGTCGCCCGCCGATCCGCCGTCCGGCTGCCGCTTCCGTACGCGCTGCTGGAAGGCGCAGGAGGTGTGCGCCCGGAAGGTGCCGCCGATCGATGTGCCCGAGTGGTTCCGGGGCACCGGCAGCCCGGCGGAACACGCCTCGGCCTGCCATTTCGCGGAGGAGCGGGCGGGGGTGACGGATGGGTAG
- a CDS encoding ABC transporter ATP-binding protein yields MTENDREMTGNAGEKTGDDGEMTDNDPGVTDKDDLRTADGEPPAPTASKPPQRPQPPPPTDRSPLLDVRDLRVEFHTRDGIAKAVNGVNFTVAAGQTLAVLGESGSGKSVTAQAVMGILDSPPGFITGGEIFFHGRDLLKLGKEERRKVRGAKMAMIFQDALSALNPVLSVGAQLGEMYIVHEGMSRKAARGKAVELMERVGIPAAEARVGDYPHQFSGGMRQRIMIAMALALEPDLIIADEPTTALDVTVQAQVMDLLAELQREFTMGLILITHDLGVVADVADTIAVMYAGRIVETAPVHQLYKAPAHPYTRGLLDSIPRVDLKGQELYAIKGLPPNLTAIPPGCPFNPRCPRARDICRTDLPPLYEAGPGRASACHFWKETLDAAGQ; encoded by the coding sequence ATGACGGAGAACGACCGGGAGATGACGGGCAACGCCGGGGAGAAGACGGGCGATGACGGGGAGATGACGGACAACGACCCGGGTGTGACGGACAAGGACGACCTGCGGACGGCGGACGGCGAGCCACCCGCGCCCACCGCGAGTAAGCCACCGCAGCGACCGCAGCCACCGCCCCCCACGGACAGGTCACCCCTCCTCGACGTACGCGACCTACGCGTGGAATTCCACACCCGGGACGGCATCGCCAAGGCCGTCAACGGCGTCAACTTCACCGTGGCGGCCGGCCAGACGCTCGCGGTGCTCGGCGAGTCCGGCTCCGGCAAGTCCGTCACCGCCCAGGCCGTCATGGGCATCCTCGACTCGCCGCCGGGCTTCATCACCGGTGGCGAGATCTTCTTCCACGGCCGTGATCTGCTCAAGCTGGGCAAAGAGGAACGCCGTAAGGTCCGCGGCGCCAAGATGGCGATGATCTTCCAGGACGCGCTGTCCGCGCTGAACCCGGTGCTCAGCGTCGGCGCCCAGCTCGGCGAGATGTATATCGTCCACGAGGGCATGTCCCGCAAGGCGGCCCGTGGCAAGGCCGTCGAGCTGATGGAGCGGGTCGGCATCCCGGCCGCCGAAGCGCGGGTCGGCGACTACCCGCACCAGTTCTCCGGCGGGATGCGCCAGCGCATCATGATCGCGATGGCGCTGGCCCTGGAGCCGGACCTGATCATCGCGGACGAGCCGACCACGGCCCTCGACGTCACCGTCCAGGCCCAGGTGATGGACCTGCTCGCGGAGCTCCAGCGCGAGTTCACCATGGGACTGATCCTGATCACCCACGACCTGGGCGTGGTCGCCGATGTCGCCGACACCATCGCCGTGATGTACGCGGGCCGGATCGTCGAGACCGCCCCCGTCCACCAGCTCTACAAGGCGCCCGCGCACCCGTACACCCGCGGTCTGCTGGACTCCATCCCCCGGGTCGACCTCAAGGGCCAGGAGCTGTACGCGATCAAGGGCCTGCCGCCCAACCTGACCGCCATCCCGCCGGGCTGCCCCTTCAACCCGCGCTGCCCGCGGGCCCGGGACATCTGCCGTACCGACCTGCCCCCGCTCTACGAGGCGGGACCGGGCCGGGCCAGCGCCTGCCACTTCTGGAAGGAGACGCTCGATGCAGCGGGACAGTGA
- a CDS encoding ABC transporter permease, which yields MPEPYAPKEAITPDEAITHGDGGTAALAIGEAESLERPPGAGPPGGVPTGKPRSLWSDAWHDLCRNPVFVVSALVILFLVIIAIWPQLIATGNPYRADLAKAQAGAEPGHPFGFDTQGRDVYTRVVHGARASITVGICATAGAALLGSLLGGLAGFFGGWSDHLLSRVADIFFGIPVILGGLVFLSVITSSTVWPVVGFIVLLGWPQIARIARGSVVTAKQNDYVQAARALGAGNRRMLLRHIAPNAVAPVIVVATIALGTYISLEATLSYLGVGLKPPTVSWGIDISAASTHIRHAPHMLLWPAGALSITVLAFIMLGDAVRDALDPKLR from the coding sequence ATGCCTGAGCCGTACGCACCGAAAGAAGCCATCACGCCGGACGAAGCCATCACCCACGGCGACGGCGGCACCGCCGCGCTGGCCATCGGCGAGGCGGAGTCGCTGGAAAGACCCCCGGGCGCGGGACCACCCGGCGGGGTGCCCACCGGCAAACCACGGAGCCTGTGGAGCGACGCCTGGCACGATCTGTGCCGCAACCCGGTCTTCGTGGTCTCCGCGCTGGTCATCCTCTTCCTGGTGATCATCGCGATCTGGCCGCAGCTGATCGCCACCGGCAACCCGTACCGCGCGGATCTGGCCAAGGCGCAGGCGGGCGCCGAGCCCGGTCACCCCTTCGGCTTCGACACCCAGGGCCGGGACGTCTACACCCGCGTCGTCCACGGCGCCCGCGCCTCCATCACCGTCGGCATCTGCGCGACCGCGGGCGCCGCCCTCCTGGGCAGCCTGCTCGGCGGGCTGGCCGGCTTCTTCGGCGGCTGGAGCGACCACCTGCTCTCCCGGGTCGCCGATATCTTCTTCGGCATCCCGGTGATCCTCGGCGGCCTGGTGTTCCTCTCCGTCATCACCAGCTCCACCGTCTGGCCCGTGGTCGGCTTCATCGTGCTGCTGGGCTGGCCGCAGATCGCCCGTATCGCGCGCGGCTCCGTCGTCACCGCCAAGCAGAACGACTACGTGCAGGCCGCACGGGCGCTGGGCGCCGGCAACCGGCGGATGCTGCTGCGGCACATCGCGCCGAACGCCGTCGCACCGGTCATCGTCGTCGCCACCATCGCCCTGGGCACGTACATCTCCCTGGAGGCGACGCTGTCGTACCTCGGGGTGGGCCTCAAGCCGCCCACCGTCTCCTGGGGCATCGACATCTCCGCGGCGTCCACGCACATCCGCCACGCCCCGCACATGCTGCTGTGGCCCGCGGGCGCGCTGAGCATCACGGTGCTGGCGTTCATCATGCTCGGCGACGCGGTGCGCGACGCCCTGGACCCCAAGTTGCGCTGA
- a CDS encoding ABC transporter permease — translation MGRYVIRRLLQMIPVFIGSTFLIFFMVYALGDPVAALFGEKAPDPATVARIRHDLYLDKPLWQQYVHYMGQIFRGDFGTAFNGQPVIELMASAFPVTLRLTLVAIVIEMIIGIVLGVFSGLRRGRSLDTSVLVFTLVVVSIPTFVSGYVLQFLFGVKWAWVKPSVSTDAPLDELLLPGVVLALVSLAYVTRLTRTSLAENARADYVRTAVAKGLPRHRVISRHLLRNSLIPVVTFIGTDIGALMGGAIVTERIFNIHGVGFQLYQGILRQNSPTVVGFVTILVLVFLVANLLVDLLYAVLDPRIRYA, via the coding sequence ATGGGACGCTATGTGATCCGGCGGCTGCTCCAGATGATCCCGGTGTTCATCGGCAGCACGTTCCTGATCTTCTTCATGGTGTACGCACTGGGTGACCCGGTCGCCGCGCTGTTCGGTGAAAAGGCACCCGACCCGGCCACCGTCGCCCGGATCCGTCACGACCTCTATCTCGACAAGCCCCTGTGGCAGCAGTATGTGCACTACATGGGGCAGATCTTCCGGGGGGATTTCGGCACCGCGTTCAACGGCCAGCCGGTCATCGAACTGATGGCCTCCGCCTTTCCCGTCACCCTGCGGCTCACCCTCGTCGCCATTGTCATCGAAATGATCATCGGCATTGTCCTCGGCGTGTTCAGCGGGCTGCGGCGCGGCCGGAGCCTGGACACCTCGGTGCTGGTCTTCACCCTGGTCGTGGTGTCCATCCCGACCTTCGTCAGCGGCTATGTACTGCAATTCCTGTTCGGGGTGAAATGGGCCTGGGTCAAACCCAGCGTCTCCACGGACGCACCGCTGGATGAACTCCTGTTGCCGGGAGTGGTGCTGGCGCTGGTCTCGCTCGCCTATGTGACCCGGCTGACCCGGACCTCTCTCGCCGAGAACGCCCGCGCCGACTATGTCCGTACGGCCGTCGCGAAAGGGCTGCCCAGGCACCGGGTCATCTCCCGCCATCTGCTGCGCAATTCGCTGATCCCGGTCGTCACCTTCATCGGTACCGATATCGGCGCGCTGATGGGCGGCGCGATCGTCACCGAGCGGATCTTCAATATCCACGGCGTGGGATTCCAGCTCTACCAGGGAATTCTCCGGCAGAATTCGCCGACCGTCGTGGGCTTTGTGACGATCCTGGTGCTGGTCTTCCTCGTCGCGAATCTCCTTGTCGACCTTCTGTACGCCGTCCTCGACCCGAGGATCCGCTATGCCTGA
- a CDS encoding peptide ABC transporter substrate-binding protein encodes MRRGAMHAKWAVCAVTVALVATACGGGGGGDSAGVISASWGDPQNPLEPANTNEVQGGKVLEMIFRGLKKYNPKTAAAENVVAEKITTEDSQNYTVTLKDGWTFSNGEKVTAKSFVDAWNYGALLDNKQKNASFFQYIEGFEKVHPEKGMPTAKTMSGLVVKDDKTFTVKLNQKFSTWPEMLGYSAFMPLPQAFFTDHDAWLKKPIGNGPYVVESYTKGSAMKLRKWEKYPGPDKAKNGGIDLRVYTDNNTAYTDLQAGNLDLVDDVPAAQLMNVKADLGDRYINQPAGIIQTLTFPMYQPAWGGPGKEKLRRGVSMAINREEITKEIFQNTRTPATDWTSPVLKEDGGYKEGLCGEACEFNPGKAKQLIEEGGGIPGGKMTLAYNADTGSHKTWIDAICNSINKTLDSDNACVGAPFGTFADFRNKITAKQMTGPFRAGWQMDYPLIQNFLQPLYYTNASSNDGKFSNATFDKLVDEANAETDVGEAVSMFQDAEKVLAAQMPAIPLWYQNGSGGYSDRIGDVMLNPFSVPVYNEITVS; translated from the coding sequence ATGCGCCGTGGAGCCATGCACGCGAAGTGGGCGGTATGCGCTGTCACCGTCGCCCTCGTGGCCACGGCCTGCGGCGGCGGGGGCGGTGGGGACAGCGCCGGGGTGATCAGCGCCTCCTGGGGGGATCCGCAGAATCCGCTGGAGCCGGCGAACACCAATGAGGTTCAAGGCGGCAAGGTCCTTGAGATGATTTTCCGGGGCCTCAAGAAGTACAACCCGAAGACCGCGGCCGCGGAGAATGTCGTAGCCGAAAAGATCACGACGGAGGATTCGCAGAATTACACGGTGACACTGAAGGACGGCTGGACCTTCAGCAACGGGGAGAAGGTCACCGCGAAGTCGTTCGTGGACGCGTGGAATTACGGGGCGCTGCTGGATAACAAGCAGAAGAACGCTTCGTTCTTCCAGTACATCGAGGGGTTCGAGAAGGTTCATCCGGAAAAGGGGATGCCGACCGCCAAGACCATGTCGGGGCTGGTCGTGAAGGACGACAAGACCTTTACCGTCAAGCTGAACCAGAAGTTCTCCACCTGGCCGGAAATGCTCGGTTACTCGGCCTTCATGCCCCTGCCGCAGGCGTTCTTCACCGACCATGACGCATGGCTGAAGAAACCGATCGGGAACGGGCCGTATGTCGTGGAGTCGTACACCAAGGGATCCGCGATGAAGCTGCGGAAGTGGGAGAAGTACCCGGGGCCCGACAAGGCGAAGAACGGCGGTATCGATCTGCGGGTCTATACCGACAACAATACGGCGTACACCGACCTTCAGGCAGGAAACCTCGATCTCGTCGATGATGTGCCGGCGGCGCAGCTCATGAATGTGAAGGCGGATCTGGGGGACCGGTACATCAACCAGCCGGCCGGGATCATCCAGACCCTCACCTTTCCCATGTACCAACCGGCCTGGGGCGGGCCCGGAAAGGAGAAGCTGCGGCGGGGGGTCTCCATGGCGATCAACCGTGAAGAGATCACCAAGGAGATCTTCCAGAACACCCGGACACCCGCTACGGACTGGACCTCGCCGGTGCTGAAGGAGGACGGCGGATACAAGGAGGGGCTGTGCGGTGAGGCGTGTGAGTTCAACCCGGGCAAGGCCAAGCAGCTGATCGAGGAGGGCGGAGGAATCCCCGGGGGGAAGATGACTCTCGCCTACAACGCCGACACCGGGTCGCACAAGACCTGGATCGACGCGATCTGCAACAGCATCAACAAGACGCTGGACAGCGACAACGCCTGCGTGGGCGCCCCGTTCGGTACGTTCGCGGACTTCCGTAACAAGATCACGGCCAAGCAGATGACCGGCCCGTTCCGCGCCGGCTGGCAGATGGACTACCCGCTGATCCAGAACTTCCTGCAGCCGCTGTACTACACCAACGCCTCCTCCAACGACGGCAAGTTCAGCAATGCCACGTTCGACAAGCTCGTCGACGAGGCGAATGCCGAGACCGACGTCGGCGAAGCCGTCTCGATGTTCCAGGACGCGGAGAAGGTGCTTGCCGCACAGATGCCGGCCATTCCGCTGTGGTACCAGAACGGCAGCGGCGGTTATTCCGACCGGATCGGCGATGTGATGCTCAATCCGTTCAGCGTGCCCGTCTACAACGAGATCACCGTCAGCTGA
- a CDS encoding antibiotic biosynthesis monooxygenase, with translation MSAHIHANADGERVVNYAQWESEEQFRAMTADPVAREHMTRAAGIAESFDPRLFSVESVHHV, from the coding sequence ATCTCGGCGCATATCCATGCGAATGCGGATGGCGAGCGGGTCGTCAATTACGCGCAGTGGGAGAGCGAGGAACAATTCCGGGCGATGACGGCCGATCCGGTGGCGCGTGAGCATATGACGCGGGCCGCCGGGATCGCGGAGAGCTTTGACCCGCGGTTGTTCTCGGTGGAGTCGGTGCACCACGTGTAG